One Gammaproteobacteria bacterium DNA window includes the following coding sequences:
- a CDS encoding ATP-binding protein, with amino-acid sequence MLSTSLERQIGLDDLHDMRQYVNDTLLAHGLDEELTASLVLVVDEWLTNIITHGYTGEFGEVKISISFDPRDVHICIQDSGVAFDISSTTTAEKEMSVSGSAEGGLGLTLIRRLVSSITYTRLESGWNNTCFHKSLD; translated from the coding sequence ATGTTATCTACCAGCCTGGAAAGACAGATAGGTCTGGACGATCTTCATGATATGCGCCAGTACGTCAATGATACGCTGCTGGCGCATGGTCTCGATGAGGAACTGACTGCCAGTCTGGTACTCGTCGTTGATGAGTGGTTGACCAATATCATTACGCATGGTTATACGGGTGAATTCGGGGAGGTTAAAATCTCGATTTCATTTGATCCACGAGATGTACATATCTGTATTCAAGACAGTGGAGTAGCATTTGACATCAGTTCGACCACGACTGCAGAAAAAGAAATGTCGGTCTCCGGTTCCGCTGAAGGCGGGCTGGGGCTGACCCTGATACGACGTCTCGTTTCCAGTATCACCTACACACGACTTGAATCCGGTTGGAATAATACCTGTTTCCACAAATCGCTCGATTAA
- a CDS encoding STAS domain-containing protein, translated as MSSALHITVLEQKGSEHVTVLHLKGELDGSNYKELESRANELVADGASNFLVDLSGVSYMGSAGLRAFHSISNAVKGEGGAVKLLNPSDAVARILKTLGFDQFFQVYTNLDEALDSF; from the coding sequence ATGAGTTCTGCTTTACATATTACGGTTCTTGAGCAAAAGGGCAGCGAACACGTTACTGTTTTACATCTAAAGGGCGAGCTCGATGGCAGCAACTATAAAGAGCTTGAGAGCCGGGCAAATGAACTGGTTGCAGATGGCGCCAGTAATTTCCTGGTAGACCTGTCAGGTGTGAGCTATATGGGAAGTGCCGGTCTACGCGCATTTCACAGCATTTCAAATGCCGTCAAAGGCGAGGGTGGCGCAGTTAAGTTACTCAATCCTTCGGACGCCGTGGCGCGAATTTTAAAGACCTTGGGCTTTGATCAGTTCTTTCAGGTATACACAAATCTGGATGAAGCACTGGATTCATTCTAG
- a CDS encoding SpoIIE family protein phosphatase → MDQIIEEPQLSRIDDKIANLRRTHFLQYASDTLLTRLAEAVETRNVPAGSRIVEKGEQGDTMFFLVEGEVRVHDGNVDIARLDKGAMFGEIAALSPQQRTASITANKDSVLYSVHQDSLYAAIKDQPDAARSIIQGLCNHEAQFVSEAVSRAVKVKLLQHELDIGRRIQRGFLPAEKLNVDGWEIEAHFQAAREVAGDFYDYFKITSVDKFGVVVGDVCDKGVGAALFMTLFRSLLRSSALSFDVVGPDASNKPSDEEILVYSVQLVNHYVATTHGRDSMFASMFFALIDPQKGEFTYINAGHEAPIVRRTNGACERLETTGPVVGLFEQAKYATAKGTLAKGDMLIGFSDGLTEARNNQSELFGEDRVFDIVHQSGTDSKVMVSELISALNGFVGSSNQYDDITILAVGRRQNG, encoded by the coding sequence ATGGACCAGATAATAGAAGAACCGCAGCTCAGCAGAATAGACGACAAAATCGCCAATCTTCGACGCACACACTTCCTGCAATATGCCTCAGACACGCTGCTCACGCGTCTGGCCGAGGCGGTTGAGACCAGAAACGTCCCTGCCGGTAGCCGAATCGTGGAGAAAGGTGAACAGGGAGACACCATGTTTTTCCTGGTCGAAGGTGAGGTCAGAGTCCATGACGGCAACGTCGATATCGCGCGCCTGGATAAAGGGGCAATGTTCGGTGAGATTGCGGCGCTTTCTCCACAACAGCGGACGGCGTCTATTACGGCCAATAAGGATAGCGTACTCTACAGCGTTCATCAGGACTCCCTGTATGCCGCCATCAAGGATCAGCCTGATGCCGCGCGCTCAATCATACAGGGGCTGTGTAATCACGAAGCACAGTTTGTCAGCGAAGCGGTCAGTCGGGCGGTCAAGGTGAAGCTCCTCCAGCATGAGCTGGATATCGGTCGACGCATACAGCGGGGATTTTTACCTGCGGAAAAGCTGAACGTCGATGGCTGGGAGATTGAAGCCCATTTCCAGGCGGCACGAGAAGTTGCTGGTGATTTCTATGACTATTTCAAGATCACATCCGTCGACAAGTTTGGCGTTGTCGTTGGCGATGTTTGTGACAAGGGAGTGGGTGCAGCGCTTTTCATGACACTTTTTAGAAGTCTGTTGCGATCCAGTGCTCTTTCATTCGACGTCGTCGGCCCCGATGCAAGCAATAAACCCAGTGATGAAGAGATTCTGGTGTACAGCGTTCAGCTGGTGAATCATTATGTGGCAACGACGCATGGGCGGGATAGCATGTTCGCGTCGATGTTCTTCGCTTTGATTGATCCCCAAAAGGGTGAGTTTACGTATATCAATGCAGGACATGAGGCGCCAATTGTTCGTAGAACAAATGGTGCTTGCGAGCGTCTGGAAACAACCGGTCCGGTGGTAGGCCTTTTTGAACAAGCCAAATATGCTACGGCAAAAGGGACGCTTGCCAAGGGGGACATGTTGATAGGCTTTAGTGACGGCCTGACCGAGGCTCGCAATAACCAGAGCGAACTATTTGGGGAGGACAGGGTTTTTGATATAGTCCACCAATCAGGCACAGACTCGAAAGTCATGGTGTCTGAGCTTATCTCTGCTCTCAATGGATTTGTCGGCAGTTCGAATCAATATGACGACATCACCATACTTGCGGTCGGTCGTCGGCAAAATGGATAA
- a CDS encoding DUF6502 family protein, translating into MRDIKTTLSKAVFNMLNPLVRLLLRFDMSHSEFSEIARRSYVHVAKTDFAIPGRAPTHSHVAVITGLSRKEVVRLSEVPADEAPQTRGPLNRATRVISGWMQDAEFVDSTGQPRILALRGEPGSFDELVTRYSGDISSRAVLDELLRVGAVERVDKQYVRLLNKGYIPRKDEPELVRVLSKHVADHLDTAVHNIAQDEKDARFQRQVTYHEMPLSIIEEFREFSHQRSMDLLVEFDQWLAERKKNISADNDETKGRVGVGVYFFQNDKQED; encoded by the coding sequence ATGAGAGATATCAAAACAACCCTAAGCAAGGCGGTTTTTAATATGCTGAACCCACTGGTCCGGCTGCTGCTGCGCTTCGACATGTCACACAGCGAATTTTCCGAGATCGCCCGCCGTTCCTACGTGCATGTGGCGAAAACAGATTTCGCGATTCCCGGTCGTGCGCCGACCCATTCCCATGTTGCGGTGATCACGGGCTTGAGTCGTAAGGAAGTGGTGCGCCTGAGTGAGGTTCCTGCCGATGAGGCGCCACAGACGCGTGGACCATTAAATCGCGCAACACGCGTCATTAGCGGCTGGATGCAGGATGCGGAATTCGTCGATTCGACAGGGCAACCCAGAATATTGGCGTTGCGTGGTGAGCCGGGCAGTTTTGATGAACTGGTGACGCGCTATAGCGGTGATATCAGTTCTCGCGCAGTGCTTGATGAGTTGCTTCGCGTTGGCGCTGTAGAGAGAGTTGATAAACAGTATGTTCGTTTGCTGAACAAGGGCTATATCCCGCGCAAGGATGAACCAGAACTGGTACGGGTGCTATCCAAACATGTCGCCGATCATCTGGATACAGCGGTTCACAATATTGCACAGGATGAGAAAGATGCACGTTTTCAGCGTCAGGTGACATATCACGAGATGCCGCTCAGCATCATCGAAGAATTCAGAGAATTTAGTCATCAGCGATCTATGGATTTGCTGGTGGAGTTTGATCAATGGTTGGCGGAGCGCAAGAAAAATATCTCTGCCGACAATGATGAGACAAAGGGGAGAGTTGGCGTGGGAGTTTATTTTTTCCAGAACGATAAACAAGAGGATTAG
- a CDS encoding chitobiase/beta-hexosaminidase C-terminal domain-containing protein, with amino-acid sequence MRLLNGCKKVFLSGVIIALFQGCGGGDGIDGTGLRGTVAVGAALGNTEVVIRDVNGRRQSVTTDNDGHYAVTLQNMAPPFLLRAKTTETKSLYSIAYAGGVTNIHPISDLVLRNWFAVQDRDIDQDFESDETIVNAPAREAIDANVVALEALLASLYDELGVASDFDFLNSEFDADGTGFDQVLDQLHVSYNRYNVTVNIINPQLNIQGTLLRLDLGNSLADEDALAPQQVQDVVALNAGQGKTFVLWNVATDNIGVAAYNVYRDDVLLGATPYPVFVDSGLTSGVQYCYVVEAVDGAGNRSEKSAEACVTAQNDNDTQAPAPISQLSVTSHTSSSLSLQWTASPSNDVRAYTIYRRLADETASRIASVFATGFEDNELRPDTQYCYGVSAVDAVGNESAMSDFVCATTLSEDPADTRPPVSSVSPVGGSYTAPILVSLRCDDGYGSGCRAIHYTLDGSEPGLNSTVYTSAFRLEQDTELRFFGVDRAGNREAPANRAHFTFNDSQSSSAKVGFANASYSATEADGGVLVQVIRSGDASSALSVNFQTADVSAIAGEDYESVSGTLSWAAGDAQNKEIVIPVRGDKLNEADETFMITLDSLAGNASLGVSSTIVRLANRSCDGVIDSDIRVNTTISAPCNVVTRDISVENNANLSILPGVTLIFNSNAGIRVQSDGSLTANGQAQKPIFMTAASHTPGYWNGIIFYGSNNARNQLSHAYIEYAGNSRNGTANIVSFGGTTRLQLRHLHLRHSSAYGLELYDGTLLDAFSGNRLYNNDTTAKLPANLFGKLDTESVYAGNTKDYIATGSNQRISDPQTWRAIGVPYRSGTIIVETDLVLAAGAKLIFETNGSMRVESTGSLRAIGTESRPILLTAVSPTPGTWNGLGFYDSNSVNNALEYVTIEYGGRGDTNGDGNLYTYHQTNRLSVKNSTLRKSGAYGFDFYGDGNIITFENNSITENEGASGRIEISSVHVLNDSSSFTGNTFDKVEITNNQLVQDSVWQAIGVDYHYSNTLNIRAALSVSPGVTMVADSNVYINVDSDGTFSAVGETDTPIVFTSKNQSPGAWGGIQFVFTDSIDNRISNSVIEFAGSTVGQKAAAITLYGSNSGANISDNDIVNSGDMGIWVYNGANTYGVDLLARNSFVNIPADKQVVYGQ; translated from the coding sequence ATGAGACTCTTAAACGGATGTAAGAAAGTATTTTTATCAGGGGTGATCATCGCCTTGTTCCAGGGTTGTGGAGGAGGTGACGGTATCGATGGAACCGGTTTGAGAGGAACTGTTGCGGTTGGCGCCGCGCTCGGCAATACGGAAGTTGTCATACGTGACGTCAACGGTAGACGTCAGTCAGTGACTACAGACAACGACGGTCACTACGCGGTAACGCTACAAAACATGGCACCGCCATTTTTACTCCGCGCAAAGACGACGGAAACAAAAAGTCTTTACAGTATTGCCTATGCCGGTGGCGTGACAAATATTCACCCCATCTCGGATCTCGTATTACGCAATTGGTTTGCTGTGCAGGATAGAGATATTGATCAGGATTTTGAGTCAGACGAAACGATTGTGAACGCACCGGCCAGAGAGGCAATCGATGCGAATGTTGTAGCGCTAGAAGCATTGTTGGCAAGCTTGTACGATGAACTCGGTGTAGCAAGTGATTTTGATTTTCTAAACTCGGAATTCGATGCTGACGGTACCGGCTTTGATCAGGTGCTTGATCAGCTTCACGTTAGTTATAACCGCTACAACGTCACCGTGAACATCATAAATCCACAACTGAACATACAAGGTACGTTGCTACGCCTGGATCTGGGGAACAGTCTTGCTGACGAAGATGCGCTGGCGCCTCAGCAAGTACAAGACGTGGTTGCGCTTAATGCAGGACAGGGAAAAACGTTTGTTTTGTGGAATGTGGCAACGGATAACATCGGCGTTGCAGCCTACAATGTCTATCGAGACGACGTGTTACTTGGCGCCACGCCTTATCCGGTATTTGTCGATAGTGGACTGACTTCCGGGGTGCAATATTGTTATGTGGTAGAAGCTGTCGATGGCGCAGGAAATCGAAGTGAAAAAAGCGCCGAAGCCTGTGTCACTGCTCAAAATGACAACGATACGCAAGCGCCTGCGCCGATTAGTCAGCTCAGCGTGACATCTCACACCTCAAGTAGCCTGTCTTTGCAATGGACGGCATCGCCAAGTAACGATGTACGCGCTTATACCATCTATCGGCGTTTGGCCGATGAAACCGCGAGTCGAATCGCCAGTGTGTTCGCCACAGGATTTGAGGACAACGAGCTGCGTCCTGATACACAGTATTGCTATGGAGTCAGCGCAGTCGACGCGGTGGGTAATGAATCTGCAATGAGTGATTTCGTTTGCGCTACAACGCTGAGCGAAGATCCGGCCGATACGCGTCCTCCCGTTAGCAGCGTTTCACCCGTTGGAGGTAGTTACACTGCGCCGATACTGGTCAGTTTGCGATGTGATGACGGTTACGGTTCCGGGTGTCGTGCGATTCATTACACTCTCGATGGAAGCGAACCGGGATTGAACTCAACCGTGTATACCAGCGCATTCCGGCTGGAACAGGATACAGAGTTACGTTTCTTTGGCGTGGACAGAGCTGGAAATCGTGAGGCACCGGCCAATCGCGCACATTTTACTTTTAACGACAGTCAATCGAGCTCGGCAAAAGTGGGTTTTGCCAATGCATCATACAGCGCGACTGAAGCCGATGGCGGTGTGCTGGTACAGGTTATCCGCAGTGGTGATGCGTCATCTGCGCTTAGCGTTAATTTTCAGACAGCTGATGTATCGGCGATAGCGGGCGAGGACTATGAAAGTGTTTCCGGCACTCTGAGTTGGGCAGCAGGAGACGCGCAAAACAAGGAAATTGTCATTCCTGTGAGAGGAGACAAACTCAATGAGGCGGATGAAACTTTTATGATTACGCTGGACTCCCTGGCAGGAAATGCATCATTGGGCGTGAGTTCTACTATTGTTCGCCTCGCCAATAGAAGTTGCGATGGCGTGATCGATAGCGACATACGGGTTAATACGACGATTTCAGCGCCTTGTAATGTCGTTACGCGGGATATCAGTGTCGAGAATAACGCCAATCTCTCAATACTGCCTGGCGTGACGCTAATTTTTAACAGCAATGCCGGAATACGCGTGCAGAGTGATGGTTCGCTGACCGCGAATGGACAGGCGCAAAAGCCTATTTTCATGACGGCGGCCAGTCATACACCGGGATACTGGAATGGCATTATTTTCTATGGTTCCAACAATGCTCGAAATCAGTTGAGTCATGCCTATATTGAATACGCAGGAAACAGTCGCAACGGTACTGCCAATATTGTCAGTTTTGGTGGTACGACACGTTTGCAGTTGAGGCATTTGCATCTGCGTCACAGTAGTGCTTATGGACTTGAGCTTTACGATGGAACTTTGCTCGATGCATTTTCCGGCAACAGGCTATACAACAACGACACCACCGCAAAGTTGCCAGCGAATTTGTTTGGCAAGCTCGATACCGAGAGTGTCTATGCCGGAAATACCAAAGACTATATTGCGACTGGCAGCAACCAAAGGATAAGCGATCCTCAGACATGGCGTGCGATTGGCGTTCCGTATCGTAGCGGCACGATAATCGTAGAGACAGATCTGGTGCTTGCTGCAGGTGCCAAGCTAATATTTGAAACCAATGGCAGTATGCGGGTTGAATCGACAGGCAGTCTGCGTGCAATTGGGACGGAATCCAGGCCGATACTATTGACTGCCGTCAGCCCAACCCCGGGTACCTGGAACGGACTCGGTTTCTACGATTCCAATAGCGTTAACAATGCACTTGAGTACGTTACGATTGAATATGGCGGAAGAGGCGATACCAATGGCGATGGCAATCTTTACACCTATCATCAGACAAATCGCTTAAGCGTAAAAAATTCCACTCTGCGTAAGAGCGGCGCCTACGGATTTGATTTCTATGGTGACGGCAATATCATAACGTTCGAAAACAATAGCATTACTGAAAACGAAGGTGCCAGCGGTCGCATTGAGATTTCCTCTGTGCATGTGCTGAATGACAGTTCGTCATTTACCGGAAATACCTTCGACAAAGTTGAGATAACGAACAACCAGCTTGTACAGGATAGTGTTTGGCAGGCGATAGGCGTGGATTATCACTACAGTAATACGCTGAACATCCGTGCCGCACTAAGCGTCTCACCTGGCGTCACTATGGTTGCTGATAGCAATGTGTATATCAATGTAGACAGCGACGGTACGTTTTCTGCCGTGGGCGAAACCGATACCCCGATTGTGTTTACCAGCAAGAACCAAAGTCCCGGCGCATGGGGTGGCATACAGTTCGTATTTACAGATTCTATCGATAACAGAATCAGTAATAGCGTCATTGAATTTGCCGGCAGTACGGTTGGTCAGAAGGCTGCGGCGATAACCTTGTATGGCTCAAACTCCGGCGCCAATATCAGCGATAACGATATTGTGAACAGCGGCGACATGGGGATTTGGGTGTATAATGGCGCCAACACTTATGGTGTTGACTTGCTGGCAAGGAATAGCTTTGTGAACATTCCTGCAGATAAGCAAGTCGTGTATGGTCAGTGA